In the genome of Paenibacillus pabuli, the window GGCTTGAACGGGATCGGGATTCGATGTACAAAGGATTGCTGCAGATTGCAGTGGGGCTGTATCATTTCAGGAATAATAACCTTCGCGGAGGACGTATGATGTTACAGAGTTCGGTAGATCTGTTAAAGTCATATCCGGAAACTTCGCGAGGCATTGCCCTTGGAACGTTGGTGCAGGAAGTACAGGAGCTGATTCATGGACTTTCGGGTCCTGAACCGCAGCATTTTCCTTACAGAGACTTGCATATTCAGATTCAGGATGAGGTACTGGTGCAGGAGGTTCGAGAACGAGCTCTTGAACTGAAGCCCAATATTCCCCAGCGGCGAAGTCCCACACGTGGACGAATCTATGAAGAGAAGATGAAGGCAATGCAGCAGGAGCAGAGTTTGCAGAGCGAGTAAGCTTATAACGGAAAGTCATCATTCACTTCATTCATCAACATATTGTCTGATATATGATCCATAAAAAATCACCCCGACCGTTCCTCTAGAGGAATTGGCCGGGGTGTTTGATATTTGAGAATAAAGGAGCTCATTAAAGTTTGGAATGATTCCAGAGCTTGTCCATTGCAAAGGACAATATGATCTATGCCGGTCCGTCGTAACCGCGAAACGTTATACGATTAGCTTGCTGATGGAGTGGCACTGCCTTTATATTTCTCGAAAAATTGCTTGTAGTCATCCAGCGTATAACCGTTGTCACTGCCATTTTCCTGCAGCCCGCCTACCATACGGTCTTTCTCCACACCATCCTGATAATAGACCAGAGTCGGAGTGTACTCAATGTTGTAGTCTGTCCAACCGGAATCGAATTCGCGCAGATTGAACTGAGGAAGCTTGACACCTTCACTGTCCACCAGTGGCATCAACTGAGGTGTTGTCGCACGGCAGTGTGAGCAGTCGGAGGCAAAGAAGTATACAAAAAAGCTGTCTTTGTTATCGATTCTGGCTTTCAGATCATCAGGCAAAATAATTTGTTGATAGTTTGGATCATTCAGCAATTCGCGGGTTGCCGGATTAAGCTTGGAGGCTGCAATACCATATGCGTTCCCCACAGCGTCCATTTGTTTCTTGGATTGCTGATTGACCAGAACAAGTGCTGCAATTAATACCACGAATATTCCCAGGAAAATAAGGATCGCTGCACTTTTCTTTTTCTTCTTGGATTTCATTAAGACATCCCCCATCGATCATATCAAAATATAGTGTGGCAAAAAAACAGGATGGGATAATATGCATAAACACCCGTATTTTTGCACATCAATCAATCTACTTGCCATTATACTACATTACACGCTGTAGTGGAATATGAATGAAGCAATAGGAAAGCCGCGCCCATATATGATAACATAGAACTATATGCAATTTTAACAAGACAGGATGAGTGGGATTATGGCTGTACAGCTGCCTTCGATATTTGCCGAGCGAATGAAAAGCTTGTTAGGCGATGAATTTGAACAATTTATGAAATCTTATGAGCAGTCGCCACATGCGGGGCTGAGAGTGAATACGTTGAAAATATCGCTGGAACAATTCAAGGAAATTGCTCCATTTGATATGCGGCCCATTCCGTGGTGCGGAACGGGTTTTTATGTGCCTCACGGGGTTAAGCCAGGGTTACATCCTTATTATCATGCAGGCTTGTATTATATCCAGGAACCAAGTGCCATGGCCCCGGTTGAATTATTGAATGTGAAGCCTGGGGAACGTGTGCTGGATCTATGTGCTGCTCCTGGTGGGAAAACAACCCAGATTGCAGCCAAGCTGCAGGGCAAGGGGGTACTCGTTACGAACGATATCCATGCGGAACGTACGAAAGCGCTCGCCAAAAACGTGGAATTATATGGAGTACGCAATGCTGTAGTATTGAATGAATCACCGGAACGGATTGCGAGTGCATTTCCTCATTATTTTGACAAAGTGTTAATCGATGCACCTTGTTCGGGTGAGGGCATG includes:
- a CDS encoding DUF309 domain-containing protein, with the translated sequence MSSYEPLYVDYLIYFNRDQDYFECHEVLEELWLERDRDSMYKGLLQIAVGLYHFRNNNLRGGRMMLQSSVDLLKSYPETSRGIALGTLVQEVQELIHGLSGPEPQHFPYRDLHIQIQDEVLVQEVRERALELKPNIPQRRSPTRGRIYEEKMKAMQQEQSLQSE
- a CDS encoding thioredoxin family protein, producing the protein MKSKKKKKSAAILIFLGIFVVLIAALVLVNQQSKKQMDAVGNAYGIAASKLNPATRELLNDPNYQQIILPDDLKARIDNKDSFFVYFFASDCSHCRATTPQLMPLVDSEGVKLPQFNLREFDSGWTDYNIEYTPTLVYYQDGVEKDRMVGGLQENGSDNGYTLDDYKQFFEKYKGSATPSAS